The following coding sequences are from one Verrucomicrobiia bacterium window:
- a CDS encoding glycosyltransferase family 4 protein, producing MSGPAKILWISCVGEKGGAEVYMNNLLRRLDRTRFEPHVALLRPGPLADELKAMDVRVHEFKAHRMREVWKIVQTIDELIRLIQREEIDLVHSNGFRAHVYGGVAAFQAKVPECWLVHTAEAPHWSTWAIQQIPTTHVQGNCHRTVDYFVERDFPTALLWPSVDVEELQQQTSRNDLAGKFSIPGNTRWLVMAARLQRYKGHAYFLKSLATLPEDVHGIILGGSLFGMEPEYRRELEYTVADLEISSRVHFTGFVTDAELHGFLAQAELVVHPALDEDFGLSVAEAQALGRPVIAFAAHGPAAIIEDEVTGRLVPVGDQKGLEHALQDALVSPVLMRQWGKAAGMRTKERFSSSSAVAQLQNIYAACLRLSSSPE from the coding sequence ATGAGCGGACCGGCCAAAATCTTGTGGATCTCCTGCGTGGGTGAGAAAGGCGGCGCCGAGGTTTACATGAACAACCTTCTGCGGCGGCTGGATCGTACCCGCTTCGAGCCGCATGTGGCCTTGCTGCGTCCCGGTCCGTTGGCAGATGAATTGAAGGCGATGGATGTGCGCGTGCATGAGTTCAAGGCGCATCGCATGCGGGAGGTTTGGAAGATCGTCCAGACCATTGATGAGCTCATCCGTTTGATCCAAAGGGAGGAGATCGATCTCGTGCACAGCAATGGGTTCAGGGCGCATGTCTACGGCGGTGTGGCCGCATTTCAGGCGAAGGTTCCTGAATGCTGGCTGGTTCACACCGCTGAAGCCCCTCATTGGAGTACTTGGGCCATCCAGCAGATCCCCACCACGCATGTGCAAGGGAACTGTCACCGCACGGTGGATTATTTTGTGGAACGGGATTTTCCGACGGCGTTGCTCTGGCCGAGCGTGGATGTGGAGGAGCTCCAGCAGCAGACCTCCCGTAACGATCTGGCCGGGAAATTCTCCATTCCGGGGAACACACGCTGGCTGGTGATGGCGGCGCGTTTGCAACGCTACAAAGGCCACGCCTACTTTTTGAAATCACTGGCTACTTTGCCGGAGGATGTACATGGAATCATCCTCGGCGGCAGCCTGTTCGGCATGGAGCCGGAGTACCGGCGCGAGCTCGAGTACACCGTCGCTGATCTGGAGATATCTTCGCGCGTGCATTTCACCGGTTTCGTGACGGACGCAGAATTGCACGGGTTTCTGGCCCAGGCGGAGCTGGTGGTGCATCCCGCGCTGGATGAAGATTTCGGGCTTTCCGTGGCGGAAGCACAAGCCTTGGGAAGGCCGGTCATCGCCTTCGCCGCCCATGGACCGGCGGCCATCATCGAGGATGAAGTAACGGGCAGGCTGGTGCCGGTGGGTGACCAGAAGGGGCTGGAACACGCCCTCCAGGATGCGCTGGTTTCACCCGTGCTCATGAGGCAATGGGGGAAAGCTGCCGGCATGCGGACAAAGGAGCGGTTTTCCTCATCCTCTGCAGTGGCGCAGCTGCAGAACATTTACGCGGCTTGTCTCAGGCTCAGTTCAAGTCCAGAATGA